Below is a window of Musa acuminata AAA Group cultivar baxijiao chromosome BXJ3-11, Cavendish_Baxijiao_AAA, whole genome shotgun sequence DNA.
AGTTAAACCATCCCATTCTAGCCAAGATGGATGAGTCCCGTCACCGGCACTAAGGTGACTCCCACTTACCGGAGTCGATTGCGTGCCGCGGCGGACCGATGAGAGGACGAGGGGAGGTGAGCGGACCCACTCACGAGATTCACGCCTCGCAACTATTAatggaagaaaaaataattaaaaaaataaggtgGCCAacaattttattaattaataaaataattttatttattggagAAGAGTTGAAGTAATTTATTTCTCGGCACAATTTGGTAACACGTCCACAAACAACCGTCCACAGCCACATTAGTGCCCGCGAAGAGCTTTGAAGTTGATACGACGGACCACGTCATTCGGGTACAACATCAACCCGTAAAGGTTGGGACAACGTCACTCCGGTATGATGCCACTCCACAAAGAGTGAAACGGCGTCGCTCGGGTATGACGCTACTCGAGTATGACGTCGTCTCGCGAAGATAGGGACGACACCGCTCAAGTGTGATGCTGCCCCGCGAAGACAAGGACCGCAGCATCGCTCAAGTACGACGTCGCTCGGTGCCAATCCACGCAGGACAATCGATATCAGCACTAAGGGTATGGGTTCACCGCTTAAGGGGTCGACAGCCATTAAGAGGCTGGGTACAACCAAACCCCATGGACAGGCATAAAAACCCATCGCCTGAATCAACACATGGGAGGGTTTTTTTTTCGCTCAAGCACTATACTCTTACTCATCCAAAAGCTAACTTAAACTTCGAATGGGTCGAGTTGGGAAATCCCCCCTCCATACCTTGACTTATGTGCAGGAGCCCAATGACGAAGAAGCAAGCCACCTGCCAAGGGAGAAGATCACCCTCGGGAGACGAGACTCGAACCCGACCTGATCTGACGCTCAAGCGTCAACGCGAGAAACCCTACGTATCGAGGATTCTAAGACAGAGGGTTGCACCGAACACGGGATGGTCGACGCAAGCTCCTGAGACCCAAGTGCCAAATCGAGCAACCTTGCACATCTGGAGTCGAACATAGCCGTGCTGATTCCCCGGCCACGACGTAAAGAGACACTAACATTCCCTATAAATAAAACCAGCACTGTCGTAACAGTGTCATCAGATCTATTGACCCAAAGTGGGAGAACAAGACAAACTCTAAATTTGCACATCTGGAGTCGAACATAGCTGTGCTGATTCCCCGACCACGACGTAAAGAGACACTAACATTCCCTATAAATAAAACCAGCACTGTCGTAACAGTGTCATCAGATCTATTGACCCAAAGTGGGAGAACAAGACAAACTCTAAATATAATCAATTCATTCAGTCCACTCTCCACGTACAAATGGATGAGATTAGATGACAAAGATTTGTGCTTGTGATTCAAAGTATGTGCAAGGAGGTCTCTGTTACAGCGAGTCGCAGCAGAATTGTCTTGTTTGGGTGTGTGTACTGCTGCAGTAGACTCAGCTCGCTGGCTCCAAGAATCTCCTCGTCGAGGGAGCAGGGAGAGATCCACGGCTCGAATTCCCATCACCCACGTGCACCGATGTTTATGGTGGGAATTTTGAAGTCCTCGAACGGCATCCTATGCCGATCCTTTTGTCTTGGGGCGGCGCCACCGCGTCATTTACCGTCAGACTGCTGCGATATGGTATCCTATGAGCTCCTGTCGGAAAGCACAAAGTGGTTTGGGTACATCTAACTGCGTCAGCCGAGGGCGAGCCATATTGGATAGTGATGTAGCCCACCATCGGGGTCTTCTTCATACTTTACGAGTGGAAGAGAGGGAAAGGAAGGAGAGCGAGGGGGGAGAGGAGAAGGTAGAGTCTCTCGGTCACGCTATAAGAGAGTAAGCTATGATTAGGGTTGGAGCGCGGCGTGACGAGGCAAAAGGTAGATCGGAGAAGATGTCAGCCTTGGGGCCGGAGTTGGCGCTGAGGCCTGTGGTGACGGTTCGGTCGATCGGAGAGGTAGACGATGGTGGTGAAGAGTGTCGCACGCCGACCTCCGAAGAGAGCAAGCTTCCGTCGTCGTTGGCGCAGAGCTGCCCGCCGCCTGCGCCGATGAAGCCGAGGAGGGCATTGCGGTGTAAGCGAAAGCTATGGCCAGCGCCGGAGTTCATCACGGTGCGAGATGAGGAGATGGAGCAGCTGTTCGGATGCGCAAAGAAGAGAAGGTGTCAACAGCCTGATGATAACTGATACATATATGTACTCATTTGGTCTCCTTGTAAATTACGCTTAATCTACAGCGACGTGTTCTTTCTTTTTCCCCTTTATTTTCTTGATTGCAACCCAACCTATGTATGACGATCTCGATAAGGTTTTGAGAGTTCGATGGAGAGGGGTGAAGAGGTGCCGGGGAAGGCGGGGATGGCTTTGTCTGCGTGCGGACGACGCCGCGTGTGGTGCGGTAGCAGTCAGGTTGACGAGTGTGAGATAAGGTTCGAGTCTCGGAGTTTGGCGTCTTGGACACGGCTCTTTGACGGTGGAGCAGCACGATGTGGTCTAACAGGCGACAGCAGTAGCATTGTCGATCCTGGGGGTGACACGTGGATCGTTGCGACCGGGCCCCACGGCGTTTTGGAATTGCAATGGAGAGGCGACGCGTTTCCTGACGTCAAATTGCAAGGGAATCCGAGGTGTGGCGGTACAAATATGGCGCATGGATTGGTCCGTAAACAAACCCAAACTTAGGCAACCAACGGCCCACTGGACATTGGAACGATTCGTGTTCTGCTACAAATAGCCATGAAAAGCTTAAAAACCACCGTGAAATAGTCAATAAATGAACAAATTGCACTTATCAGCACTTAAAAAATGTTCAGATCCGAATAGTGAAATGAGAGACATTATGCATTTTATGATATTATCATATCAGCATAGTATTGATGTTTTGTAGATTGACTTATTTTTGTATGCGACAGATGCTACCTGTGCTCTTTGTTTGTTTCAGTGAAGCTCACGCTGAGATGTTCCTTCTTTTTCATCCCTTAGCACATTTCTCTTTGGCTCTCTAGCAAACAGTTGGTGTCCCCTAGAAACCTTGAGTTGGCAAACAGATCCAAAGCGGTAGTGGTCTTTCACAGAGATTGATCCACAAGTAATCAGGTGCATGATCATGTTTGCGGCTTTCAATTTTGATCCGGTTGGGAGGTAAACATCCTCTCCTTCCAAATTCCTATAGCCGTTCCTTCTGCTTAGTTCTGCTCTTATCAGGGATTGCAGTGTACTCATCTTTGCACATGAAGGAGAGGAAGGACCTGAAGATGTTGGTGGCTGTGAACTCCCTACTTTAACGATATTTGGGTCCTCCTTCGAACACATCAATCCACGATTTCTCCTTCCTTCTCCGTTGTCGATTTGAGTTGTAGCTTCCTGCGCTCCATCGGGCTTGCGGATCCTGGTTTCCGCCGATGGGGCGGTTATAAAACCAGgcgctggaggaggaggaggtggtggcggtTGTTGCCTCAGGGGATGCTTTGCCTCCTTAAGAACAACGGGTGTTGTGGATGAAGAAGGGGAAGCTTCTTCGCCTTTGTGAGGTGGCTGTTGTAG
It encodes the following:
- the LOC135652847 gene encoding protein SOSEKI 3-like isoform X2; this translates as MDARMRRHAAQGRPERTRLRTEPPPKHQSQQLEGRKVSVVYYLSRSHHLEHPHFMEVPLSSPAGLYLRDVVDRLDVLRGKGMAAMYSWSCKRSYKNGFVWQDLSEGDLILPEQGDEYVLKGSELLDRTPPDRNHHGTTNVKIQNLKHPLQQPPHKGEEASPSSSTTPVVLKEAKHPLRQQPPPPPPPPAPGFITAPSAETRIRKPDGAQEATTQIDNGEGRRNRGLMCSKEDPNIVKVGSSQPPTSSGPSSPSCAKMSTLQSLIRAELSRRNGYRNLEGEDVYLPTGSKLKAANMIMHLITCGSISVKDHYRFGSVCQLKVSRGHQLFAREPKRNVLRDEKEGTSQRELH
- the LOC135652847 gene encoding protein SOSEKI 3-like isoform X1, with the translated sequence MDARMRRHAAQGRPERTRLRTEPPPKHQSQQLEGRKVSVVYYLSRSHHLEHPHFMEVPLSSPAGLYLRDVVDRLDVLRGKGMAAMYSWSCKRSYKNGFVWQDLSEGDLILPEQGDEYVLKGSELLDRTPPGTLSVYISLCLVEAMIGLNDALLDLDRNHHGTTNVKIQNLKHPLQQPPHKGEEASPSSSTTPVVLKEAKHPLRQQPPPPPPPPAPGFITAPSAETRIRKPDGAQEATTQIDNGEGRRNRGLMCSKEDPNIVKVGSSQPPTSSGPSSPSCAKMSTLQSLIRAELSRRNGYRNLEGEDVYLPTGSKLKAANMIMHLITCGSISVKDHYRFGSVCQLKVSRGHQLFAREPKRNVLRDEKEGTSQRELH